A genomic segment from Candidatus Korarchaeum cryptofilum OPF8 encodes:
- a CDS encoding V-type ATPase 116kDa subunit family protein: MLKPEEVLKFYAYTTKMHKEDLASELLKFDDVHLEPPQGLPGVKPPQDVESRELETYEEIVRALERASVLSGIPLSLIVKSSERNSTGGNDSKSLISELDGIVGEYLKIKKEIELSKKAKHLLKERSEKMKEIEEKLSEIEGKILSYYSAALEVLEEDPSKLRLGRALLEIDRGLLRSSSLLKMASDKSLSLEDLNEIIKNIRESLKETKIRINELSSEAKNLTEISKISEKIEEIMGKMDYILNKIAECNSKKEKLAELRVVDSLWKKMRDSVKRVPELSPIIAEREPVISKVSQQMSILEEEIDAIDSEIRGFIEKISDEFSNIRKDFSTIREGLLSIKVVVAGEAERRVSELIENAKPLIAERGKIEEEVENLSKLVDKNYIKDLKKKEKDLKSKIIEISAELAAIALSLREKALMQRIGMLMYEGEEICVISGWVPKSKKESFERKLEERLGEFLALEFEESEWEEAPSRIRIPNVIKPIRLLTHKLYGLPSVRELDPTFLTAIFFPLMFGMMFGDLGHGITLALFGLFLWKKTSGSMKELGGILLYSGIAAAIFGYLYGAFFFMSITEHPILSPLHDTMRLMAVALIFGAFQMSIGFLINTANKLLERDLFAAFLEYRGLMTFIMYAGAVYAAIRNNASIGGTLSDPLFQAMSIPLMITCVAPVIRSVREGHGVGEGLSEMISTLLESVLALFSNSLSYIRLAAFAVIHEVFGILTVQLMFGKEAIMVNEFASLLSPLALIGFSLMNILVMGLEGLLSFIQATRLTFYEFFTKFYRASGREFRRASELIEPLILE; encoded by the coding sequence GTGCTGAAACCCGAGGAGGTCCTGAAGTTCTACGCTTACACGACAAAGATGCACAAGGAGGATCTGGCTTCTGAGTTACTGAAATTCGATGATGTTCACTTAGAACCGCCCCAAGGGCTTCCCGGTGTGAAGCCTCCTCAAGATGTCGAGTCTAGGGAACTTGAGACTTATGAGGAGATCGTTAGGGCATTAGAGAGAGCTAGTGTACTCTCGGGAATTCCCTTATCGCTTATAGTGAAGTCATCGGAGAGAAACTCAACGGGAGGAAATGATAGTAAATCGCTGATCTCGGAACTCGATGGCATAGTGGGAGAATACCTGAAGATTAAAAAAGAAATAGAACTCTCGAAAAAAGCGAAGCATTTATTAAAAGAGAGATCGGAGAAAATGAAAGAAATTGAGGAAAAATTGAGCGAGATCGAGGGAAAGATCCTGAGCTACTATAGCGCGGCTCTGGAAGTCTTAGAGGAAGATCCCTCAAAACTCAGGCTCGGAAGGGCCCTTCTAGAGATTGATAGGGGATTGTTAAGGTCATCTTCCCTCCTCAAGATGGCCTCCGATAAGTCCCTATCGCTTGAGGACCTCAATGAAATAATCAAGAACATCAGGGAATCCCTGAAGGAAACGAAGATTAGGATAAATGAGCTCTCAAGTGAGGCAAAAAATTTAACAGAAATTTCCAAAATATCTGAGAAAATTGAAGAAATAATGGGAAAAATGGATTACATTTTAAATAAAATTGCAGAGTGCAATTCTAAGAAGGAGAAGTTGGCTGAGCTCAGAGTAGTAGATTCCCTGTGGAAGAAGATGAGGGATAGCGTGAAGAGGGTTCCGGAGCTCAGTCCTATAATCGCTGAGAGGGAGCCCGTTATATCGAAGGTCTCTCAACAGATGAGCATACTAGAGGAGGAAATTGATGCAATTGATTCTGAAATAAGGGGTTTTATTGAAAAAATTTCAGATGAATTCTCAAATATTAGAAAAGATTTCTCAACAATTAGGGAGGGTCTCCTCTCGATAAAGGTGGTAGTCGCCGGTGAGGCTGAGAGGAGGGTGAGCGAACTAATAGAGAATGCGAAGCCCTTGATAGCTGAGAGAGGAAAAATTGAAGAAGAGGTAGAAAATTTAAGCAAATTAGTGGACAAAAATTACATAAAAGACTTGAAGAAAAAGGAAAAAGATCTAAAGAGCAAAATAATTGAGATTTCAGCTGAGCTAGCTGCTATAGCGCTCAGCCTGAGGGAGAAGGCTCTGATGCAGAGGATCGGGATGCTCATGTATGAGGGAGAGGAGATATGTGTGATATCAGGCTGGGTTCCCAAATCCAAGAAAGAATCCTTCGAGAGAAAGCTTGAGGAGAGACTAGGAGAATTCTTAGCACTCGAGTTCGAGGAATCTGAATGGGAGGAAGCTCCCTCAAGAATCAGGATTCCAAATGTGATAAAGCCGATTAGACTCCTCACTCACAAGTTATACGGTCTTCCATCAGTTAGAGAACTGGATCCGACTTTTCTCACCGCGATATTCTTCCCCTTGATGTTCGGGATGATGTTCGGGGATCTCGGTCATGGGATAACGCTCGCCCTATTCGGCCTATTCCTATGGAAGAAGACCAGCGGATCTATGAAGGAGCTAGGTGGAATTCTCTTATATTCAGGGATCGCAGCAGCAATCTTCGGATACCTTTATGGAGCTTTCTTCTTCATGTCGATCACTGAGCATCCTATCCTAAGCCCTCTGCACGATACAATGAGATTAATGGCTGTAGCTCTCATCTTCGGTGCCTTCCAGATGTCCATAGGCTTCCTGATCAACACCGCAAATAAGCTGCTCGAGAGAGACCTCTTCGCTGCCTTCCTAGAGTATAGAGGTCTCATGACTTTCATAATGTATGCTGGCGCTGTTTATGCAGCGATCAGGAATAATGCGAGCATAGGAGGGACTCTAAGCGACCCCTTATTCCAAGCGATGTCGATACCTCTCATGATAACATGCGTTGCGCCTGTAATCAGATCCGTAAGGGAGGGCCATGGGGTAGGAGAGGGCCTCTCCGAGATGATATCAACACTTCTAGAGAGCGTATTAGCGCTATTCAGCAACTCACTCTCTTACATAAGGCTTGCTGCATTCGCAGTTATTCATGAAGTCTTCGGCATACTCACGGTCCAGCTGATGTTCGGGAAGGAGGCGATCATGGTCAATGAATTCGCCTCTCTCCTGAGCCCACTGGCGCTCATAGGTTTCTCCTTAATGAATATATTGGTCATGGGACTTGAAGGGCTCCTCTCATTCATACAAGCGACTAGGCTGACGTTCTATGAGTTCTTCACCAAGTTCTACAGGGCTTCAGGTAGGGAATTCAGGAGGGCCTCGGAGTTAATTGAGCCACTCATCCTCGAATAA
- a CDS encoding orotidine 5'-phosphate decarboxylase / HUMPS family protein: MPLEVFLSLDLIHLEEALDIAEKARSAGFRCFEAGTPLIKSEGMRSVKLLRGRFPEAIIFADTKTMDTGYLEATLAFSSGADIMSVMAVAPDETIREAVRRAREDGKEVIADTLGIRDPETRIGRLIELDVDRICLHKGVDEGIFSEFDILEKIRGHGIKIGIAGGIDATTIRDVAKKVDFVMVGRAVTKASDPRRAAEEILSAIKV, translated from the coding sequence ATGCCACTTGAGGTCTTCCTCTCTCTGGATCTGATTCACCTAGAGGAAGCGCTTGATATCGCTGAGAAGGCTAGATCAGCGGGTTTCAGGTGTTTTGAAGCGGGAACCCCGTTAATAAAGTCTGAGGGTATGAGATCCGTTAAGCTCCTCAGAGGGAGATTCCCAGAGGCGATTATATTCGCTGATACTAAAACCATGGATACGGGATATCTTGAAGCCACGCTGGCATTCTCATCGGGAGCCGATATAATGAGCGTAATGGCCGTAGCTCCCGATGAGACGATAAGGGAGGCAGTTAGAAGGGCTAGAGAAGATGGAAAGGAGGTTATCGCTGATACTCTAGGTATCAGGGATCCCGAGACTAGGATCGGGAGGCTCATCGAACTCGATGTAGATAGGATATGCTTACATAAGGGTGTGGATGAAGGTATATTCTCTGAATTCGATATCTTGGAGAAGATAAGGGGACATGGAATAAAAATAGGGATCGCTGGTGGAATAGATGCCACTACTATAAGGGATGTGGCTAAGAAAGTAGATTTTGTGATGGTTGGAAGGGCAGTAACGAAAGCCAGCGATCCTAGGAGAGCTGCTGAAGAGATATTATCTGCTATTAAAGTTTAG
- a CDS encoding V-type ATP synthase subunit E: MSEVTETADSQAIVRAILKVAEDRAGAILEEARRRAREIVESAKKEAEQIVRARRERAEREMREEIARRRSAAEVEANQRILRTKKEIIDNLIRMLQERLQSIADGEDPNWNYREILRNYCLEGIKALGEGEIYLIGREKDRELLEKIAKELKNVKVDPRSLPIIGGVVLRDSRDERRYYNTFDGRLRDYLERKMPYIVERIFGGV; this comes from the coding sequence GTGAGTGAGGTTACCGAGACCGCGGACTCCCAAGCTATCGTCAGAGCTATCCTGAAGGTCGCGGAGGATAGAGCTGGGGCCATATTGGAGGAGGCCCGGAGGAGGGCGAGGGAGATAGTAGAATCTGCTAAGAAGGAAGCTGAGCAAATAGTGAGGGCCAGGAGGGAGAGGGCTGAGAGGGAGATGAGAGAGGAAATCGCCAGAAGGAGGAGTGCTGCTGAAGTAGAGGCGAATCAAAGGATTTTAAGGACAAAGAAGGAGATCATTGATAATTTAATTAGGATGTTGCAGGAGAGACTTCAATCTATAGCCGATGGCGAGGATCCCAACTGGAACTATCGTGAGATCCTGAGGAATTATTGTCTCGAAGGCATAAAGGCTCTGGGGGAGGGAGAGATATACCTGATCGGAAGGGAGAAGGATAGAGAACTCCTAGAGAAGATAGCTAAAGAGCTTAAAAATGTTAAAGTTGATCCTAGAAGCCTGCCCATAATCGGTGGGGTCGTCTTGAGGGACTCGAGGGATGAGAGGAGGTATTACAATACCTTCGACGGCAGACTGAGGGACTACTTAGAGAGGAAGATGCCTTATATAGTTGAGAGGATCTTCGGGGGGGTTTAG
- a CDS encoding V-type ATP synthase subunit B — translation MPIRGIAFRGIDQVKGPLVIMRGVPGVAYEEVVRIYSEDGREWLGQVLEAGRDKVVIQILGDTEGLDANAIVKFTGSTLKVAVSDEVLGRVFNGAGEPIDGGPKIRAEDFRDINGAPINPVKRDYPDEFIETGISAIDGMLSLIRGQKLPIFSESGLPHNEVAAQIARQAVVLGREEKFSIVFAAVGLKYDDVLFFRRQFEEFGALSRSVLFLNLANDPVIERITTPRVALTVAEYLAFDLGMDVLVIIDDMTNYCEALRELSSAREEVPSRKGYPGYMYSDLASIYERAGRIIGRPGSITFMPILTMPGGDLTHPIPDLTGYITEGQIFLDLDLHNRGIYPPINVLPSLSRLMKDGIGPGKTREDHKEVSDQLYAAYSQGTKARELVQIVGEAGLSQRERLYLEFARRFEREFVSQGFKERRTIEETLNIAWDILSVLPESELTRISEKTISKYHPRRRLLVER, via the coding sequence ATGCCTATCAGAGGGATCGCTTTCAGAGGTATAGATCAGGTTAAGGGTCCCCTCGTCATAATGAGAGGGGTGCCTGGCGTAGCTTATGAGGAAGTGGTCAGGATATACTCGGAGGATGGGAGGGAGTGGCTCGGCCAAGTGTTAGAGGCCGGGAGGGATAAAGTCGTCATACAAATACTGGGGGATACTGAGGGGCTCGATGCTAATGCTATAGTCAAGTTCACCGGGTCGACGCTCAAGGTGGCTGTATCCGATGAAGTCCTCGGCAGGGTCTTCAATGGGGCGGGTGAGCCCATCGATGGAGGCCCTAAAATAAGGGCGGAGGATTTCAGGGACATAAACGGGGCACCGATAAACCCTGTGAAGAGGGATTACCCCGATGAGTTCATAGAGACAGGGATAAGCGCGATAGATGGTATGCTCAGTTTGATAAGGGGTCAGAAGTTACCCATATTTTCGGAATCAGGGCTTCCGCATAACGAAGTCGCTGCTCAGATAGCGAGGCAAGCAGTAGTCCTCGGGAGGGAGGAGAAATTCTCCATAGTATTCGCCGCCGTGGGACTCAAGTATGACGATGTTCTCTTCTTCAGGAGACAATTTGAGGAATTCGGGGCCTTAAGTAGGTCTGTTCTCTTCCTAAATCTTGCAAACGATCCTGTTATTGAGAGGATAACTACACCTAGAGTTGCCCTAACGGTAGCTGAGTATCTAGCATTTGATCTAGGGATGGATGTCCTAGTAATAATCGATGATATGACAAATTACTGTGAAGCTTTACGAGAACTCAGCTCAGCTAGAGAAGAGGTCCCGAGCAGGAAGGGGTATCCGGGATACATGTACAGCGATCTAGCTAGCATATACGAGAGGGCTGGCAGGATCATCGGGAGACCTGGTTCGATAACATTCATGCCGATACTCACGATGCCCGGAGGGGATTTAACTCACCCGATTCCAGATCTCACGGGTTATATAACTGAAGGGCAGATATTCTTAGATCTTGATCTGCATAACAGGGGGATATATCCACCTATTAACGTGCTGCCCAGCCTCAGCAGGTTGATGAAGGATGGGATAGGACCTGGGAAGACTAGGGAGGATCACAAGGAAGTATCTGATCAACTTTATGCCGCATATAGCCAGGGAACTAAGGCTAGAGAGCTCGTCCAGATAGTTGGAGAGGCTGGACTCAGCCAGAGGGAGAGGTTATACTTGGAATTTGCCAGGAGGTTTGAGAGAGAATTTGTTTCCCAAGGTTTCAAGGAGAGGAGAACTATAGAGGAGACGCTCAACATAGCATGGGACATACTCTCAGTCCTCCCGGAGTCCGAGCTCACTAGGATAAGTGAGAAGACCATAAGCAAGTACCATCCGAGGAGGAGGCTCCTAGTGGAAAGGTGA
- the wecB gene encoding non-hydrolyzing UDP-N-acetylglucosamine 2-epimerase, which yields MRLIISVGTRPEIIKMAPLYEALSKLNEIELLLVHTGQHYDWEMSGIFFKELGVEEPDINLNIGSDDQVSQTSAVMKEIGKIIESYEPDGVIAVGDTNSVLGTAIAASKMEVPFIHVESGLRSYDFSMPEEINRRISDHLASLNFAPTSRAFSNLMEEGISPKTTFLSGNTIVDSVIKVLRKVSAKRTLEKFDLDGAQPLVTLTLHRKENTEYEHKLIGVLKALEELDDITFVWPIHPRTQKALKTFDLWNKLKSLKNVRILEPLGYLDFLGLLISSDLVMTDSGGVQEEAATLKRPCIILRENTERPEIIEMGFGEIAGTNPTAIISLVRKYLYQANLIERLKRTPNPFGDGSSSKIIASVIQRIWDLKSLRRPPTFKGGSPHYLAFRVDESMRGYTVASFREACGYDVVSIYDASGRAIHFDEGTPLIPNYIVRVRGDPVNYGRFKKLVKI from the coding sequence ATGAGGCTGATCATCTCAGTAGGGACCAGGCCCGAGATAATCAAGATGGCGCCCCTCTATGAAGCCCTGAGTAAGCTGAATGAGATAGAACTTCTCTTAGTTCATACTGGGCAGCATTACGACTGGGAAATGAGCGGCATTTTCTTCAAGGAGCTGGGAGTTGAGGAACCGGATATCAACCTCAACATAGGATCGGACGATCAGGTATCTCAAACATCCGCAGTCATGAAAGAAATTGGAAAGATAATTGAGAGTTATGAGCCTGATGGAGTAATAGCAGTAGGGGATACTAACTCCGTTTTGGGAACCGCGATAGCAGCATCTAAGATGGAGGTTCCCTTCATTCATGTGGAATCGGGTCTGAGGAGCTACGATTTCTCGATGCCTGAGGAGATAAACAGGAGGATCTCTGATCATTTGGCTTCATTAAATTTTGCACCAACATCCAGAGCTTTCTCAAATTTGATGGAAGAAGGCATATCCCCTAAGACAACTTTCTTGAGTGGGAATACGATAGTGGATTCCGTTATTAAGGTCCTGAGGAAGGTTTCCGCTAAGAGGACTTTAGAAAAGTTCGACCTTGACGGAGCTCAGCCCCTAGTAACCTTGACACTCCACAGGAAGGAGAATACCGAGTATGAGCATAAGCTCATAGGGGTATTGAAGGCTCTGGAGGAGCTAGATGATATCACCTTCGTCTGGCCAATTCACCCCAGGACTCAGAAGGCACTTAAGACATTCGACCTATGGAATAAGCTGAAGTCCCTGAAGAATGTCAGGATACTGGAGCCTCTCGGCTATCTGGATTTCTTAGGGCTTCTTATTTCCTCAGATCTCGTAATGACTGATTCTGGGGGCGTCCAGGAGGAGGCCGCTACCCTCAAGAGGCCCTGTATAATCTTGAGAGAGAACACGGAGAGGCCTGAGATAATAGAGATGGGTTTCGGGGAGATAGCCGGCACGAATCCGACGGCTATAATATCCCTGGTTAGAAAGTACCTTTACCAAGCGAACCTGATTGAGAGGCTTAAGAGAACACCTAATCCATTCGGGGATGGGAGCTCATCGAAGATCATAGCTTCTGTCATACAGAGGATATGGGATCTCAAATCCCTGAGAAGGCCGCCGACCTTCAAAGGAGGGTCCCCCCACTATCTAGCCTTCCGCGTAGATGAATCGATGAGGGGCTATACTGTAGCATCCTTCAGGGAGGCTTGCGGCTACGACGTCGTGAGCATCTATGATGCGAGCGGTAGGGCTATACATTTCGATGAAGGAACCCCTCTAATTCCCAACTACATAGTTAGGGTGAGAGGGGATCCCGTGAACTACGGAAGATTTAAGAAATTGGTGAAGATCTGA
- a CDS encoding V-type ATP synthase subunit A — protein MLEQTYVGKGVIVHVKGPVVIAEGMRGSKIREVVYVGEERLIGEIVRIEEDRAVIQVYEPTGGVKAGEPVERTGEPLSAELGPGLLGQVLDGLGRPLDIIAEKAGGPFIVRGIKSPTLPRDRKWHWIPQVKRGDLIQSGDVLGKVKEGPIDHKIMLPPNIMRARVLETYPEGDYTIEEGIVLIEHVGGKEELKMYQKWPVRNPRPFKEKLDPSELLITGQRVIDTFFPIVKGGTSAVPGGFGTGKTVTLHQISKWADADVVVYVGCGERGNEMTDLLHTFPKLVDPKTGRPLLERSVLIANTSNMPVPAREASIFMGVTYAEYYRDMGLHVVLTADSTSRWAEALRELSSRLEEIPSEKGFPAYLPDFIASFYERAGRVKVIGNRDEIGSIAIIGAVSPSGGDLNEPVTQHTMRYVGAFWALDKDLAFKRHFPSINWLRSFSKYAPALKNWWINATGHDMVEYRDRAMSLLQAASSLEEVARVVGEAALSDENRLVLLSAELIKEGFLVQSAYHEVDTYCSPKKQAILLRTLLEFYERAKPLIEAGVPMSKIAEMRSLGLLRRLKFVPEKEFEAAARDAISQLEAEISSLLAEVR, from the coding sequence ATGCTAGAGCAGACCTACGTTGGGAAGGGCGTCATAGTACATGTGAAGGGACCCGTTGTTATAGCTGAGGGGATGAGAGGTTCGAAAATAAGAGAGGTCGTTTATGTCGGAGAAGAGAGATTGATAGGGGAGATTGTGAGGATAGAGGAGGATAGAGCTGTTATACAGGTATATGAGCCTACGGGCGGCGTTAAAGCGGGAGAACCTGTTGAGAGGACTGGAGAACCGCTTTCAGCCGAGCTAGGACCTGGTTTACTGGGTCAGGTATTGGATGGGCTCGGGAGACCACTGGATATAATCGCTGAGAAAGCTGGAGGTCCCTTCATAGTTAGGGGGATCAAATCCCCGACATTACCTAGGGATAGGAAGTGGCATTGGATACCACAAGTGAAGCGTGGCGATTTGATTCAGTCGGGCGATGTCCTCGGAAAGGTCAAAGAGGGTCCGATAGACCATAAAATAATGCTTCCGCCTAATATCATGAGGGCGAGAGTTTTAGAAACATATCCAGAGGGAGATTACACGATAGAGGAAGGGATCGTCCTTATAGAACATGTTGGAGGAAAAGAGGAGCTTAAAATGTATCAAAAATGGCCTGTGAGAAACCCAAGACCATTTAAGGAGAAATTAGATCCTAGCGAGCTCTTAATCACTGGTCAAAGGGTCATAGATACGTTCTTCCCGATAGTTAAGGGAGGAACTTCTGCTGTTCCGGGAGGCTTCGGGACAGGGAAAACGGTCACTTTGCACCAGATATCGAAGTGGGCTGATGCCGATGTGGTTGTCTATGTCGGATGTGGAGAGAGGGGCAATGAGATGACCGATCTCCTGCATACATTCCCCAAGTTAGTGGATCCCAAGACGGGGAGGCCCTTACTGGAGAGGAGCGTCCTGATAGCTAATACTAGCAATATGCCGGTGCCCGCGAGAGAGGCTAGCATATTCATGGGGGTCACCTACGCCGAATATTACAGGGATATGGGGCTCCACGTAGTGCTGACAGCAGATTCTACCTCAAGATGGGCCGAAGCCCTGAGGGAGCTCAGCTCCAGGTTGGAGGAGATACCGTCTGAGAAGGGATTCCCTGCCTATCTGCCGGATTTCATAGCTTCCTTCTACGAGAGGGCTGGTAGGGTCAAGGTCATTGGAAATAGGGATGAGATTGGTTCTATAGCCATAATAGGGGCCGTCAGCCCTTCGGGAGGCGACCTAAATGAACCAGTGACTCAGCACACGATGAGGTATGTAGGCGCTTTCTGGGCTCTTGATAAAGATCTCGCATTTAAGAGACACTTCCCATCCATAAACTGGCTTAGAAGTTTCTCAAAGTATGCTCCTGCCTTGAAGAACTGGTGGATAAACGCGACAGGCCATGATATGGTCGAATACAGGGATAGAGCTATGTCCTTACTGCAAGCGGCATCTAGCTTGGAAGAAGTAGCCAGAGTAGTGGGTGAGGCAGCCCTTTCCGATGAGAACAGGCTCGTTCTACTGTCCGCTGAGCTAATAAAGGAGGGATTCCTAGTTCAGAGTGCATATCACGAAGTCGATACCTACTGCTCCCCCAAGAAGCAGGCGATCCTCCTCAGGACGCTCCTAGAGTTCTATGAGAGGGCTAAGCCTCTAATAGAGGCGGGCGTTCCGATGTCTAAAATAGCTGAGATGAGATCCCTCGGGCTCTTGAGGAGGCTCAAGTTCGTACCTGAGAAGGAGTTTGAGGCAGCTGCGAGGGATGCTATCTCCCAGCTTGAGGCGGAAATATCGTCCTTGTTAGCGGAGGTGAGGTAA
- a CDS encoding V0D/AC39 family V-type ATPase subunit, translating into MLRNAKIKYLVVRTHGLSSHLIDPSELRSWIFIEDDRALFDKISQTSYGGFFEKPEDLSDPVKIGEVTMRVNFIRANKLISIARASPLENILRVYMSKYDLENIRRIVFSLLFGRLERVSLLPHPGYLYDTAKLSKAERLEDLLDLIEERKLSSLISNWLSGDRNTSELDLILTKVYIDSLIKPLKRGTPLYEIIRSYLENMTLGLLLKAKYLGVSNDLIIRALSGVPFKKLLEAVSQSGDLSDFLDKLLNIAPYREVSVEVRDSLRDVGEPWVIEHSVLKRAYTEAVRISMMSPMSEAYILSYLISSEWESQSLRTVLFGRISGVSKDTLYQLLSPRGE; encoded by the coding sequence ATGCTTAGGAATGCTAAGATAAAGTATCTCGTGGTTAGAACTCATGGCCTTTCCTCTCATTTGATAGATCCATCTGAACTTAGGTCTTGGATATTCATAGAGGACGATAGAGCTCTCTTCGATAAGATATCCCAGACGTCTTATGGCGGCTTCTTCGAGAAGCCGGAGGATCTATCGGATCCCGTTAAGATAGGAGAGGTCACTATGAGGGTCAACTTCATCAGAGCTAACAAGCTCATCTCTATAGCGAGAGCTTCCCCTCTGGAGAATATCCTCAGAGTCTACATGAGCAAGTACGACCTTGAGAACATCAGAAGGATCGTATTCTCACTGCTCTTCGGTAGGCTGGAGAGGGTAAGCTTGCTACCTCATCCTGGCTACTTGTACGATACCGCTAAGCTCTCGAAGGCGGAGAGGTTGGAAGATCTACTCGATCTCATTGAGGAAAGGAAGCTCTCATCCTTGATATCAAACTGGCTCTCTGGGGATAGGAATACGTCGGAGCTCGATCTCATACTGACTAAGGTTTACATAGACTCCCTAATCAAACCCCTCAAGAGGGGCACTCCCCTATATGAGATAATACGCTCCTACCTAGAGAACATGACCCTAGGCCTATTACTCAAGGCCAAGTACCTCGGGGTGAGCAATGACCTCATAATCAGAGCGCTCTCCGGGGTCCCCTTCAAGAAGTTATTGGAGGCCGTTAGCCAGTCCGGGGATCTGTCGGACTTCTTAGATAAGCTTCTGAATATAGCCCCATATAGGGAAGTATCCGTTGAGGTCAGGGACTCCTTGAGGGATGTCGGCGAACCATGGGTCATAGAGCACTCGGTACTCAAGAGGGCTTATACGGAAGCGGTGAGGATCTCCATGATGAGTCCTATGAGCGAAGCCTACATATTATCTTACCTGATCTCATCGGAGTGGGAGTCCCAGAGCCTCAGGACCGTGCTCTTCGGTAGGATAAGTGGTGTTTCCAAGGATACGCTCTATCAACTCCTATCGCCAAGAGGTGAATAA
- a CDS encoding V-type ATP synthase subunit D, giving the protein MSFRSVGRVLPTKGFLIRLRERTRLLKSGVEALKMKRDQLVRECQSLIPDLKRRSDIERKLEDAYKILRLAYSAAGPEEMKKAALLTTPLLTEMRVRSVIGVEVPETKVIGLSLATSPSLNAVVIAASRKFADAIREMMPLVNSEAKFERIATALSDTMRKVNALEKIVIPDHEAAIRYIEEMLEEESLEEFIMVKKYREIKRGE; this is encoded by the coding sequence ATGAGCTTCAGATCCGTGGGGAGGGTACTCCCCACTAAAGGGTTTTTGATAAGGCTGAGGGAGAGGACAAGGCTCCTCAAGTCAGGAGTAGAAGCTCTGAAGATGAAGAGGGACCAGTTAGTTAGGGAGTGCCAGTCGCTGATACCCGATCTCAAGAGGAGGAGCGATATAGAGAGAAAGCTCGAGGATGCTTATAAGATTCTTAGGCTCGCTTATTCAGCCGCCGGACCTGAAGAGATGAAGAAAGCTGCTTTATTAACGACCCCCCTCCTCACGGAGATGAGAGTGAGGAGCGTGATAGGAGTAGAGGTACCAGAGACCAAAGTAATCGGTTTGAGTCTCGCTACTTCTCCCTCCCTAAATGCCGTGGTCATAGCTGCTTCTAGGAAATTCGCCGATGCTATAAGGGAGATGATGCCTCTGGTGAATTCTGAAGCGAAGTTTGAGAGGATTGCCACTGCTCTATCCGATACGATGAGGAAGGTGAATGCCCTAGAGAAGATAGTCATTCCGGATCATGAAGCCGCCATAAGGTACATAGAGGAGATGTTGGAGGAGGAATCCTTGGAGGAGTTCATCATGGTCAAGAAATATAGGGAGATAAAGAGGGGAGAGTAA
- a CDS encoding ATP synthase subunit C, with amino-acid sequence MASRRKLALYLVLGLPLLLLPLSFSIVAAQQTTTGEISGLKFVGMALAILGSTIGAGIALHGVAVGGSALLAENPKAFTQVLILGGLAEGVAVYGLLVAFLIMGG; translated from the coding sequence ATGGCCTCGAGGAGGAAGCTGGCCCTTTATCTCGTCCTTGGGCTCCCGCTGCTGTTGCTCCCGCTATCATTCTCTATAGTAGCGGCTCAACAGACAACTACAGGAGAAATTAGCGGCTTAAAGTTCGTAGGCATGGCTCTAGCAATCTTGGGAAGTACTATTGGAGCGGGTATAGCTCTGCACGGTGTGGCTGTCGGAGGAAGCGCCCTCTTGGCTGAGAATCCCAAGGCTTTCACTCAAGTACTGATATTAGGAGGTCTGGCTGAGGGAGTCGCGGTTTATGGGCTTCTGGTGGCCTTCCTGATAATGGGAGGATAA